The genomic region AGCTAAGATAAAATCTTAGCTTAATATTTTATTACTGAATAATGGCCCGGTAGTTCAGTTTGGTTAGAATGCCAGCCTGTCACGCTGGAGGTCGAGGGTTCGAGCCCCTTCCGGGTCGCCATTAAAAAAACAAAAGAAGTAACATTAAACACGCTGGCGTGGCTCAAAGGTAGAGCAGCTGACTTGTAATCAGCAGGTTGTAGGTTCGATTCCTATCGCCAGCTCCATAAAAAATGGAGGGATTCCCGAGTGGCCAAAGGGGGCAGACTGTAAATCTGTTATCGACGATTTCGAAGGTTCGAATCCTTCTCCCTCCACCATTTTAATTATATATATGCGGGTGTGGCGGAATTGGCAGACGCACTAGACTTAGGATCTAGCGGGCGACCGTGGGGGTTCAAGTCCCTCCACCCGCACCATAAAAAAACCATAGATTATTTAATCTATGGTTTTTTTTATGGTGAAATAATTTTAGTATTGTAAAACTTAATTATTATCTTGAGATTATGTCGTATTTATAACTTAACATGGAATAAATGTAAAATAATAACATAAGTATATAGTGTAGAACATAGATAAAAAATTAACAAACAGGAAGTGGTTAAAATATGCTTGCTAAAGTATATATTTATGACCCATAGGGATTTAACGGTTACCCAACCTTTGTTTTTAAATATTTAGTTGATACTCTAAATAATATTAGGAGGTATAGTCTCTATGAAAAGAGAGATTAAATTGATGTCCATACTGATTACCATTCTACTTATAATTTCGTTAGCTGCTTGTTCTAATCAAAATACGAATAGTGCTAATACTAGTAGTCCAAAGATGAAAGCAGGCGAATATATAGTTGAAGTTAATGGATTTAAGCCAATGAAAGTAAAAGTAACTTTAAGCGATACCTCGATTAAGGCTGTGGAAGTAGTATCTCATTCTGAGACACCTAATGTATCTGATGTGGCTTTGAAAGAAATACCCAAAAATATAATTGAAAAACAATCTATCGGTATTGATACAATATCAGGCGCAACAATGACTAGTTCAGCCATTATTAGTGCAGTAACTTTAGCAATAGAAAAAGCAGGTGGACAATCAAGTGAGTTTAACATTAAAAATGTTGCTGACGGAAGTGATAGTATTAATAGTCGTCCCCCAATGGGTACGAAAGATTTACCTCAGACTTGGGATTTAACATATGATGTAGTAGTAGTAGGCGGTGGATTTGCAGGATTAGCTGCTGCTTATGAGACCTCAACTTTAGGAGCCGAAACGTTACTAATTGACAAAATGCCTGTTCTTGGTGGGAACTCCCAAATAAACGGAGGGGTATATGCATCGTATACAAGTAAAATAGCAGATGAATTATATAAAAAACTGAATCTAACACCGGATAGTGCCCAGAAGCATATTGAAGATACTATTAAAGGTGGAGACTATATGAATGATACTAAGTTAGTTAAAAACTTAGTATACGGAGCTCCATATTTTCTAAATTTAATGCTAGATAATGGTTTAGAGGTGAGAGAGTCAATTACACGCCCTGGTGGTCATTATGGTTATCGTACTTACACAACGAAGAATGGTATTGGTGCTGATATAGTAGCAGTTCAAAAGAAAATACTAGCAGATACGTCTACAACAGTAATGCTAAATACAGAAATGGTGCAAATTTATCGTGAGACAACAGGTGAACAAAGAGTAATTGGTATAAAAGTTAAAACAAAGGATGGGCTTATGAGTGTTAAAGCAAACAAGGGTGTGATTCTTGCTACTGGTGGATTTGGAGGCAATGTTGAGATGCGCTCTAAACATGTACCAGGCTTAACTGCGGACATACCAACAACTAATCATGTGGGTGCCACTGGAGAAGGGATTATTATGGCACAAGAGATAGGTGCAAATACAACTCAGATGTCATATATTCAGCTATACCCTTTTGCTGACCCAAATAATGGTGTACTTGATGCAACAGCCGTAATACCATTCAGTGGACCAAGTTCAGGTATTGTGTATGTGGACGTTAATGGTAAAAGATATGTAAATGAGGGTGAACGACGGGATGTTTGTTCTAGAGCTGCTCAGGAGAGTGGGGGATTCCCAACATTTTCAATATTCGGTCAAGAAATTGTTGAAAAAGGTGGCTTTATTTCTGAAACTCAATTATCTAGCGGAATAGAATCAGATAGAATATTTAAAGCTAGTACTCTAGAGGAGTTAGTTAGTATTATAAATACTCATCAGTACAAAGGACAGAGCATAAGCATGTCTGCTCAGACTTTAGTTAGTACTATTAAAAATCATAATAGTTATGTTGAGGCAGGTAAAGATCCCGAATTTAACAAGAAAATAGATAAGGGTGTAATGCTTAAAATAGATAAGGGCCCTTACTATGCAATACCACAATGGCCGTCTGTTCATCATACTATGGGTGGCTTAACAATAAATGAAAGAACGGAAGTTCAAGATATTTGGGGTGAAATTATCCCTGGTTTCTATGCTGCAGGTGAGGTTGTAGGTGGAGTTCATGGAACAAATCGTCTTGGATCAAATGCTATTCCTGATGCGGCCGTTCACGGTATAATTGCAGGTAGAGTAGCTGTTAATGGAACCGTGCCGGATTTTATACCAAAGGAGTAGACTAATTTAATAAGGGAAGAATTTGCAAAACCTCTCATCTAGCTGATGAGAGGTTTTTATAATTCTTATTTTTTATTTTTTTCATTCATAATTGCTCTAATTTTTAATGGAAGTGCAAATAGATTAATAAATCCTTCTGCATCTTTTTGATTATATACTTCGTCTGCACCAAAAGTAACAAACTCTTCATTGTATAATGAGTATGGAGATGAAGCTCCAACTACTGTACAATTACCTTTATAAAGTTTAACTCTTACTTTACCAGTTACAGTCTGAGAAAGACTATCTACGAACTGATCAAGAGCTTCTCTTAAAGGTGTAAACCATAAACCATCATATACAAGTTGTCCGTAATTTTCAGATACAATTTTCTTAAAGCTCATTGTCATCCTATCTAATGTAAGTTTCTCTAGGCTTCTGTGTGCTTGGAACAATACTGTTCCACCAGGAGTTTCATAAACCCCTCTTGATTTCATCCCTACTAAACGGTTTTCAACAATATCAATTACACCCACACCATTTGCTCCAGCAACTTTGTTTAGAGTTTCTACAATAGCTAAAGGTGATAGTTTTTCACCATCTACTGCTACTGGTACTCCATTAAGGAATTCAACTTCAACATATGTAGGGCTATCTGGTGCTTTTTCTGGTGGAACAGTAAGTTGATATATTTCTGAATCATGCTCATTCCATGGATCTTCTAAGTTTCCACCCTCATGGCTTAAGTGCCATACATTTTGATCTCTGCTATATATATTCTTCTTAGTTACAGTTATAGGAATATTGTTTTGTGTTGCATAATCAATACAATCTTCTCTTGATTTTAAGTCCCATATTCTCCATGGAGCAATAATTTTTAAATTTGGATTTAATGCTTTTATAGTTGCTTCGAAACGAACTTGGTCATTACCTTTACCTGTAGCTCCGTGTGAGATAGCAACAGCGCCCTCTTTTTCAGCAATTTCTACAAGTTTTTGAGCTATTAATGGTCTTGCAAAGGAAGTACCTAATAAATAATCATCTTCATATGTTGCACCAGCTTTTAATGTAGGAAAAATATAATCTGAAACAAATTCTTCCTTGGCATCTATAACATACGCTTTAACAGCACCTGTCTTAAGAGCTTTTTCCTCTACAGAGCTATAATCATCCCCTTGTCCAACATCTATACATACAGCGATTACTTCATATTGATATGTATTTTCTAACCATTTTAATATAACGGATGTGTCTAGTCCGCCAGAATAAGCTAAAACAACTTTTTCTTTACTCATATTACAATCCTCCCAAATAAATGTTTAATATACTATATAATTATAAACACAAATGCATAAATATGCAATACTATTCATAAAATCATGGCACAATAATTTTGGTAAATGAATATTATATAATAACTAATTAACTAAAGGGGGTACTAATATGACTAATACCCATAAAAAGAGCAAGAAAAGTTTATTGTTTTTCTTTATATTGCTTGCTCTAGTGTTATTAGAAGGGCCTTTGTTCGAGAAGGGAGACACTAGTCTATTATTTTTCTACTTAATATTAATAATTATTTTTAGTAGATATTATGGCAAATAGGGTAAATAATGAAAGGTGATTAGTTTCTACTAGTCATCTATTTTATTATATAATATATTTTAATATAGAGCGATAAATAATGGTATAATTTGTTTAAAGATAATAGCATTTAATTGTCATATTATATATATATTTCCCTAAACTATTAAGTAATATAGCTTGATTTTATGATTTGTGATTAAAATATTAATTTATATTTTATTCAGGTGTTATGTACAATATTTATTTAAGGTATATTTTTTGAGATATTATGAATATTTTAATATTTTAATTGGGAGATAGGGTATAGATGGGGTATAAAAGAAATAGACTACTATATTTGATATTAATAGCTATTGTAATTATATTAGGACTAGGTAGCAGAAGCTATTCACATATATTTCCCCATAAGTTAAACCTATATTTAGGAGATTGTCTATGGGCTATATTAATTTTCTTTATTGTGGGATTTATATTAAAAAATAAACCCATAAAAGCAGTTGGGATTATAGCTTGGGTATTTTGTATAATTATAGAAATTTCACAGTTATATCAAAGAGAGTGGATTAATGCCATAAGAAATACAAGAATCGGAGGACTAGTTTTAGGCTATGGGTTTCTCTGGAGCGATATTGTTGCATATACAATAGCCATAGTAATTGCAGTAATATTAGAGATGGTTGTTTTGAATTACAAGAAAATACCTACTATAGTTTTTAAGGAGGATTTTATGAAGTTTAGGGATAAGATCGTAATTGTAACGGGCAGTGGGAAGGGCATTGGTAAGTCAATCGCACAGTTATATGGGGAAGCTGGAGCAAAAGTTATAATTGCAGAGAAAAATGAAAATAATGGTAAAGAAGTAGAGGGAAATATAATAAAAAATGGTGGAGAGAGTATTTTTATTAAAACAGATGTTAGTATTCCTAATGATATTATAAATCTAGTTTCTGAAGTAGATAGAATGTTTGGACGAATAGATATTTTAATTAATAATGCAGGGATTTCCAAATGGAATTCACCATATAGTTTAGAGATAGAAGAATGGGAATATATTATAAATACAAATCTTCGAAGCGTTTTTCTCTGTACCCGTGAAGTAGCAAAAGTAATGAGAAAAAGTGGTGGTGCTATAGTAAACATTTCATCTACCAGGGCAATTATGTCTGAACCAAATAGTGAAGCATATGCAGCGTCTAAGGGAGGAATAGTATCTTTAACTCATGCCTTTGCAGCCTCTCTATCAAAGGATAAAATAAGAGTTAATTGCATTAGTCCAGGCTGGATAGAAATTGAAGATTATAATAAATTAACGGAAACAGATCATCTGCTACACCTGTCAGGACGAGTAGGAATACCAGAGGATATTGCTTCTGCATGTTTGTTTTTAACTAGTGATGAAAATAGCTTTATTAACGGTACTAATATAGTAATAGATGGTGGAATGACAAAAAAGATGATTTATGAGCAGTAGTTCTAAATAATTGGGTATAGGAAGATAAAATGTACAATTTTAATAAATTTTGAATTGCTATAATTTGTAAATATAGTTTATACTAAGTTATAGACTTTTTTAAATATAAAAAAACCTAGAAGGGTTTTTTTAATTGTTATTGAAATAAAATATATATTCACTGATATTCTAACTTAAGAGGTGTTTGGATGGAAGATTTGATGAGAATTTTTTTAAATATCCGTATTAGGGACATTTTAGATATAGCAATAGTTGCATTTGTATTCTATAAGCTTTATATGTTGATTCGGGAAACTAGAGCAGAGCAATTAATAAAGGGTATAATAGTATTACTATTGGCTACACAAATAAGCGAATGGCTTCAGTTGTACGTAATAAACTGGATTCTTAGAAATACAATGACCGTTGGTTTAATAGCCCTATTAATTGTTTTTCAACCAGAGTTAAGAAGAGCATTAGAGTATATAGGCAGAACAAAATTTCTTACAAAATCTATTATTGATATAGAGCATGAAGAAATGAATATGGTTGTTGAGGAAATTGTTGAAGCAGTAGCATCTTTATCAAGACAAAAGATAGGTGCTTTAATTGTACTTGAAAAGCAAACGGGACTTAACGAAGTAGTAGAGACTGGGACTGTAATCAGTGGTAGGGTTTCTAGAGGATTATTGATTAATATATTTATGCCAAACACACCTTTACACGATGGAGCACTTGTAATAAGAAAGACGACTATATTAGCTGCAGGATGCTTTTTGCCATTAACAGAAAATCCTAATTTAAGTAAAGAATTAGGTACTAGACATAGGGCAGGTTTAGGGATAACAGAAAGATCCGATTCAATAGTTGTTATAGTATCCGAGGAAACGGGTGCTATTTCTGTTGCTGAAAACGGTAAACTTACAAGATTTTTAGATATTATTACATTAAGAGTACGCCTAATAAACAGTTTTAAAAAGGTAGAAAGTAAACAATGGCAGTTTTTAAAATTTAAAAGGGGGAATAAGCGTGAGTAAAGTATACAAAAAAAATCTACCTCCGAAAATTATTGCTATTCTATTTTCCTTACTGCTATGGGTATATGTGATGAGTGCAATAAATCCTAGAATAACTAGTGATATTTCAAATATTAGTATTCAGTTAATAAATTTAGATGAGATAAGGCAACAGGGTTTAGTAATTGTTGGAGAACCAGCTTATAATGTAAGAGTTAGACTTAATGGTAGAAGAGATGAGGTTCAGAGAATATCCCGTGAACAAATTGTTGCAAAAGTAGATTTAAAGGGCTATAGAGTTGGTACAAATAATATTCCAGTAGAAGTATTTGTTGATGGACAAGTGGATGTAGATTTTACACCAAAGTTTATAACCGTAGAGCTAGAGGAAGTTGTCAGGAGACAAAAAGAAGTTGATATTATTATAGAAGGTAATCCTAGTGAAGGATATGTTGTTGGACAGTTAGAGTTTAAGCCAACTTTAGTTTGGGTAGAAGGTCCAGAAAGTGTTGTAAACCAAGTTAATAAAGTTATTGGAAGATTAGAGTTAGAAAATGAAACTGAAAATGTTGTCCAGAGCTTAGCTTTGAAGGCAGTAACAAGTAGAGGTGTTGAGGTTCAAAACGTGAATGTCCAAACACAGTTTGCAGATGTTGTATTGACAATAGATCAATTAAAGAAAATAGAAATTGTACCTAAAGTTACTTTTAATGCAGCACCAGGGTATATTATTAAAAATACATATCTAGAGCCTGAAAGTATTTTTGTTAAGGGGCAAGGGAATCTTTTAGCAAATCTTGTTTCAGTAAATACAGAAACAAGAGTAATAAATAATGTAACGGAAAATATGCAAGTTGCAGTGCCACTAGAACTTCCAGATGGAATAACTGTATTTGATACTGATATGGTTAAAGCTAATGTAATAGTTGATAGAATTGTTGAAAAAAGATATGATTATAGTAAAGAAGAAATAGTTATAAATAACATTCAAAGCGGTCTTGTTGTAGATGCCAATAGTTTGCCAGATAGTATTGAAGTAAAATTAGTTGCTGGAGAAAGTACAATACAATCTATAGATGGTGGAGGGCTTCGGGTGATTTTAGATGTAGCTGGATTACAAGTTGGGAACCATAATGTTAGACCTGTTGTTAATGTACAAAATAATTTAGAAAAGGAAATTAAAGAGATTGTAATTAACCCACAAAGTATTAATATTAGGATTACGTCTAAGGGGACGGATTGAATAAAAGAATTGTGTGATTTTTCACGCAATTCTTTTATTTATATTGGAAATATATTTTGAAATGTATATTTATATAATTTAAATACAGGGTATTAATATATAGAAATTTTAAATTAAGAAATAATAAAAATTATAGTATTTATAACAAAAGGAGGAAAATTAATGTCAAAGTATGTACTGGCAATAAATCCAGGGTCAACATCAACTAAAGTAGCTATTTTCGAAGCCTATGAATTAATTAATGAAAAAAATCTAAATCATTCTACAGAGGAACTAGAAAAATTTAAAAAAATCACGGATCAATATGATTTAAGAAAAGATTTAATTTTAGAATGGCTAGAAGAAATTAATATAAATATAGATGATTTGAAGGCAATAGTGGGCAGAGGTGGGCTTTTAAGACCTATGCCTGGGGGTACATATGAAATCACTGAACCTATGCTAGAAGATTTAAAAATTGGAATACAGGGTGAGCATGCTTCAAATCTAGGGGGGTTAATTGCAAATTCGATTGCAAAGATGGGAGATATCAAAGCCTATATAGTTGATCCAGTGGCAGTTGATGAATTTGATGATGTAGCAAGAATCTCCGGAATACCAGAAATTGAGCGCCGATCTTTAGGTCATGCGTTAAATATAAAGGCGGTGGGACATAGGGTTGCAACAGAGTTAAATAAGAGATTTAACGATGCGAGTTTAATAATTGCACACTTAGGCGGTGGAATTTCAGTTGCCCCAGTTCAAAAGGGAAGAATTTTAGATTATAATAACGCAAATGAAATGGGACCATTTTCCCCTGAAAGAACAGGGAGTTTACCCGTTGGAGATTTAGCAAATCTCTGTTTTTCGGGAAAATATACATACAGTGAAATGAAAGTAAAATTAAGAGGCAAAGGTGGATTAACTGCGTATTTAGGTACTAATGATGGAAGAGAAGTTCAAAAAATGATTGATAGTGGAGATGAGAGGGCAAAATTAATATATGAAGCCATGGGATATCAAATAGCAAAAGAAATTGGAGCTATGGCAACGGTTCTTAAAGGAGATATTGATGCTATTGTACTTACGGGAGGGCTTGCATATTCTAAAAAATTAGTAGAATTTATTAGTCCAATGATTGACTTTATTGCCCCAGTTATTTTAAAGCCTGGTGGAGATGAAATGGTTGCTTTAAATGAAGGTACACAAAGGGTATTAATCGGGGATGAAGTGGCCAAAATTTATGAAAATGAAGTGGTATTTAGATAAATATAATTATAAAAAATCAAATGACTTTGAGGAGGTACTATATGAATCAAGTATATAGAATATTATCAATTAACCCAGGATCTACATCAACAAAAATAGCTGTTTTTGACAATGACCAATTGGTTTTCGAAAGGGTACTTAGACATTCTTCTGAGGAAATTGGACAGTTCAATAGTATTTGCAAGCAGTTTTCCTTTAGAAAAAATGTAATTTTAGAAAGTGTAAAAGAAGAAGGTGTGGAATTAGATAGTTTATCTGCTGTTGTTGGTAGAGGTGGCCTATTAAAGTCTATACCTGGTGGAACTTATAAAGTTAATGAAAGAATGTTAGAGGATTTACGTATTGGAATTCAAGGTCAGCATGCATCTAATTTAGGTGGAATTTTAGCATATGAAATTGCTGAGGAATTAAAAATTCCATCATACATAGTAGATCCAGTTGTAGTAGACGAAATGAAAGATATAGCTAGAATATCCGGTATGCCAGAGATTGAAAGAAAAAGTATATTTCATGCCTTAAATCAAAAAGCTATAGGCAGAAAGGCTGCTAGTGATCTAGGAAAAACATATGAGAGCAGTAATTTAATAGTAGCACACCTTGGTGGAGGTATTACAGTAGGTGCCCATGAGAATGGTAAAGTAATCGATGTTAATAATGGGCTAGATGGGGAAGGTCCTTTTTCGCCTGAAAGAGCAGGTGGATTACCTACTGGAGATTTAGCAAAACTTTGCTATTCAGGTCAATATACATTGAATGAAATTAAGCAAAAAATTGTAGGTAAAGGTGGATTAGTCGCATATTTAAATACAAATGATGGAAGAGAAGTTGGAAAGATGATAGAAGAAGGTAATAAAGAGGCTGAATTGATATACGAAGCTATGGCATATCAAGTGGCTAAAGAAATAGGCAGCTGTGCTGCTGTTCTTAAAGGAAAGATAGATGCAATTGTTTTGACTGGCGGTATAGCTTATGATAAAAGATTTACTGGTTGGATTAATGAAAGGGTATCCTTCCTAGGAGATGTTTTAATATATCCAGGAGAGGATGAAATGATTGCGCTAGCAGAAGGTGGTTTAAGGGTATTAAGAGGAGAAGAAGAAGCTAAAATTTATCAATAGGGTGATTAAATGATTAATGACCGAAGAATAAGAGTGATTGTTGGACACTACGGTAGTGGAAAAACAGAATTTGCAGTTAATTACGTTGTAAATTTATCAAAGTTAAATAAAAAAGTAGCTCTAGCAGACCTAGATATAGTTAATCCTTACTTTAGAAGTAGAGAAAAAGAAAGTATTTTGCAAGAGTACGGAATAAAGGTTATTTCAAGCAATGTAAAAGGCTTAAACTCAGATTTGCCAGCAGTTACAGGTGAAGTTTTAGGGCCATTACAGGATAAAAGCTATGATGTTGTTTTAGATGTAGGTGGCGATTCAGTAGGTGCCAGGTCTCTAGTTAGATATACGGAGTATTTTACTTCTGAAGATTATGATATGTTTTTAGTCATTAATGGGAACCGTGGAGAGACAACATCTGTAGAAGGTGTATTAAAGCATATTGATTCTATTGAAGCAGTTTGTCAAGTAAGAGTAACCGGCATTATTAATAATACTCACCTTTTAAGGCATACTACGGTGGAAGATGTACTTAGAGGTCAAGAGCTTTGCCTAAAAGTATCTAGGAAAAGAAATATTCCAATTAAGTATGTCTGTGCAATTGAACCAATAATCAATAGGCTACCAAAAGATATAGAAGGTTCACTATTTCCTATAAAAATGTTTATGAGAGAAGACTGGATGTAGATCGAATATTACAATGAAGGAGGGGTTAAAATGGCGAAGGTTAAAGGTAGAGTTACTTTTGATGAGAATCGTTGTAAGGGTTGTGAATTATGCACAACTGTTTGTCCTGTTAAAATAGTAAAAATGGATCGTAAACGGATAAATATTAAAGGGTATCATCCAGCAAAGGTAGATGAAATGGAGAAGTGTATTGCCTGTCAAAACTGTGCTACAATTTGCCCAGACGTCGTTATTACCGTAGAAAAGGACGCAGATGAAAAAGAAGAGTAAACATCTAATAAGTTGAAGGGAGGAATTGTTATGGTAAAGATATTGATGAAGGGAAATGAAGCGATAGGTGCAGCGGCTATTAAGGCTGGTTGTAAATTCTTTTTCGGTTATCCGATTACACCTCAAAATGAATTACCCGAATTTATGTCTAGGGAATTACCAAAAATAAATGGTGTATTTGTTCAAGCAGAATCCGAAATCTCAGCTATTAACATGGTATATGGAGCAGCAGGTGCCGGGTTTAGGGTTATGACATCATCATCGTCTCCGGGTTTGGCTCTAAAGCAAGAGGGTATCTCATATATAGCTGGGGCAGAATTACCATGCGTTATTGTAAATATAAGCAGGGGTGGTCCTGGATTAGGAGGTATTCAACCATCCCAAGCAGATTATTATATGTGTACTAGAGGTGGCGGAAATGGGGACTATAGACATATAGTTTACGCACCTGCAACACTCCAAGAAGCTGTTGATTTAACTATTGAGGCCTTTGATGTAGCTGATTACTATAGAAACCCTGTTATGATTTTAGGTGATGGTATGATAGGGCAAATGATGGAACCTGTAGAATTTAGAGAACCTAAAAAAAGAGAGTTACCGCTGAAGTGTTGGGCGACAGATGGAACTGAGGGAAAAAGAAACCCGAATATTATAAGCTCCCTTTTCTTAGATCCTGCTGAACTTGAAAAACATAATTTCAAACTCGACAAAAAGTATAAGGATATGGAAGAGAATGAAGTACGTTATGAAATGTATATGGTGGAAGATGCTGAAATAGTAATTATTGCATATGGTACTACATCAAGAATTACTAGAAATGTAGTTGATGCCCTAAGAAATGAAAATATTAAAGTAGGGCTAATAAGACCTATAACAATATGGCCTTTTCCTAATAAAGCATTTAAAGAAATCTCGAGCTCAACCAAAGCTATTTTAACTGTTGAAATGAGTATGGGTCAGATGATAGATGACGTTAAGATTGCAAATGAAGGAAGATTACCAGTTCATTTCTATGGCCGGGCTGGGGGTATGATTCCAACTCCTGATGCAATTATAGGGAAAGTAAGGGAAATTATGGGGGGTGACAAATAATGACTGTAGTATTTCAAAGAACTAAAGGGTTAACTGATAAGCAGTTTCATTATTGCCCAGGCTGTACTCATGGTGTTATTCATAGATTGGTAGGAGAA from Serpentinicella alkaliphila harbors:
- a CDS encoding 3-methyl-2-oxobutanoate dehydrogenase subunit VorB, whose protein sequence is MVKILMKGNEAIGAAAIKAGCKFFFGYPITPQNELPEFMSRELPKINGVFVQAESEISAINMVYGAAGAGFRVMTSSSSPGLALKQEGISYIAGAELPCVIVNISRGGPGLGGIQPSQADYYMCTRGGGNGDYRHIVYAPATLQEAVDLTIEAFDVADYYRNPVMILGDGMIGQMMEPVEFREPKKRELPLKCWATDGTEGKRNPNIISSLFLDPAELEKHNFKLDKKYKDMEENEVRYEMYMVEDAEIVIIAYGTTSRITRNVVDALRNENIKVGLIRPITIWPFPNKAFKEISSSTKAILTVEMSMGQMIDDVKIANEGRLPVHFYGRAGGMIPTPDAIIGKVREIMGGDK